One genomic segment of Campylobacter sp. includes these proteins:
- the rplT gene encoding 50S ribosomal protein L20 — protein MARVKTGIVRRCRHNKVLKLARGFYSARRKHFRKAKEQLERSLVYAFRDRRAKKRDFRRLWIVRINAACRLNDISYSKFINGLRKAGIELDRKILANMAMNDAEAFATVAKKAKAALK, from the coding sequence ATGGCAAGAGTAAAAACGGGCATCGTTAGACGCTGCCGTCACAACAAGGTGCTAAAGCTTGCGCGCGGATTTTATAGTGCAAGACGCAAACATTTCAGAAAGGCTAAAGAGCAGCTAGAAAGAAGCCTCGTTTACGCCTTCCGTGACAGACGCGCGAAAAAACGCGATTTCCGCAGACTTTGGATAGTGCGCATCAATGCAGCTTGCAGGCTAAACGACATCAGCTATTCTAAATTTATAAACGGACTTAGAAAAGCGGGCATCGAGCTTGATAGAAAAATTTTAGCAAATATGGCTATGAACGATGCCGAAGCTTTTGCAACCGTCGCAAAGAAGGCAAAAGCAGCATTAAAATAA
- the rpmI gene encoding 50S ribosomal protein L35: protein MPKMKSVRGAVKRFKAGKNKIKRGSAFRSHILTKMSQKRKRNLREAQYVDSTNVSAVKRMLCK from the coding sequence ATGCCAAAGATGAAAAGCGTGCGCGGTGCCGTCAAGCGTTTTAAAGCGGGCAAAAACAAGATCAAAAGAGGCTCGGCGTTTCGCAGCCATATTTTGACGAAGATGTCTCAAAAACGCAAGAGGAATTTGCGCGAGGCCCAATACGTCGATTCGACGAACGTATCTGCGGTTAAAAGAATGCTTTGCAAATAG